From a single Macrobrachium rosenbergii isolate ZJJX-2024 chromosome 9, ASM4041242v1, whole genome shotgun sequence genomic region:
- the LOC136842147 gene encoding uncharacterized protein — translation MGESIGGQGPASPSSSSSSSSSSSLLLLPSSSSSSSSSSSSSLQNVCVKDNRQGDSCMLGGTDVFSLEEEEEEEEEEEDEALFGKKKKKEKKKKEEEEEEAKILFGGKKKKKKS, via the exons ATGGGCGAGTCA ATAGGAGGGCAAGGCCCCGCcagtccttcctcctcctcctcctcctcctcctcctcctccctcctcctcctcccctcctcctcctcctcctcctcctcctcctcctcctcgtctct ACAGAATGTCTGTGTGAAGGACAACAGGCAAGGTGATAGTTGCATGCTTGGAGGAACAGATGTATTctctttagaagaagaagaagaagaagaagaggaggaggaggatgaggctCTGtttggcaagaagaagaagaaggagaaaaagaagaaggaggaggaggaggaggaggcgaagatTCTGTttggagggaagaagaagaagaaaaagagttaa